One window of Dysgonomonas mossii genomic DNA carries:
- a CDS encoding bifunctional 4-hydroxy-2-oxoglutarate aldolase/2-dehydro-3-deoxy-phosphogluconate aldolase, with the protein MARFSRIKACQVMTETGMVPVFYHSDLEISKQVLKACYEGGVRVFEFTNRGDFAHEIFGELNKWAAKECPEMILGIGSVVDAGTASLFLQLGANFVVGPLLNPDIFKVCNRRQVAYIPGCGSVSEVGYAQELGAEVVKIFPAGDVGGPSFVKNLKAPMPWSNIMVTGGVEPTEENLTKWFKAGVTCVGMGSNLFPKEIIAAKDWGRITQMCKMALEIIAKAKTI; encoded by the coding sequence ATGGCACGATTTTCAAGAATAAAAGCCTGTCAGGTAATGACAGAGACAGGAATGGTTCCTGTTTTTTATCATAGCGACCTCGAAATCTCTAAACAGGTACTAAAAGCTTGTTATGAAGGAGGTGTAAGAGTATTCGAGTTCACCAATCGAGGTGATTTTGCGCATGAAATATTCGGAGAGCTTAATAAGTGGGCAGCTAAAGAATGCCCCGAAATGATATTGGGTATCGGATCGGTTGTCGATGCCGGTACAGCATCTTTGTTTTTACAGCTTGGAGCCAACTTTGTGGTAGGCCCATTATTAAATCCCGACATCTTCAAAGTGTGCAACCGCAGGCAAGTAGCGTATATTCCCGGTTGCGGATCGGTATCCGAAGTTGGTTATGCACAAGAGTTGGGTGCAGAAGTGGTAAAAATATTTCCGGCAGGCGATGTGGGAGGTCCTTCTTTCGTGAAGAACCTAAAAGCTCCGATGCCATGGTCGAATATTATGGTGACAGGCGGAGTAGAACCCACAGAAGAAAATCTGACGAAATGGTTTAAAGCCGGTGTTACTTGTGTCGGTATGGGCTCAAACCTATTCCCGAAAGAGATTATCGCAGCAAAAGATTGGGGTAGAATAACGCAAATGTGTAAGATGGCTCTTGAGATAATAGCTAAAGCAAAAACAATATAA
- a CDS encoding sugar kinase has product MKKVVTFGEIMLRLSAPGYQRFIQSTSLNATFGGGEANVAVSLSNYGIPTDYVTRLPENDIAEWCISDLRKYNVGVQNIIRGGDRVGIYYLETGAVARASKVIYDRANSAMADIKPGMINWEEVFKDAQWFHWTGITPALSQGAADACLEAIKIANKKGITVSTDLNYRKNLWKYGKSASDIMPALVEGCDIILGNEEDAEKVFGIKPEGFDVAHTAGDVDAAEFESVCTQLTKRFPRAKKVIITLRGSINANHNTWGGCLYSDKLYQSKRYDITHIVDRVGGGDSFMGGLIYGLITYTSDDQKALDFAVAASCLKHTIYADYNLVTVAEVENLMKGDGSGRVSR; this is encoded by the coding sequence ATGAAGAAAGTTGTAACATTCGGGGAAATCATGTTACGCCTTAGTGCTCCCGGATATCAAAGATTTATACAGTCAACAAGCCTGAATGCTACATTTGGAGGCGGAGAGGCCAACGTAGCCGTATCACTATCCAACTATGGTATTCCTACCGACTATGTAACCCGCCTACCTGAGAATGATATAGCAGAATGGTGCATCTCTGATCTGAGGAAATACAATGTAGGTGTTCAGAATATTATACGAGGTGGTGACCGTGTCGGCATTTATTATCTGGAGACAGGCGCAGTTGCCCGTGCTTCGAAAGTTATTTACGACAGGGCCAATTCTGCTATGGCAGACATAAAACCGGGAATGATAAACTGGGAAGAAGTATTTAAAGATGCCCAATGGTTTCACTGGACAGGCATCACCCCGGCTCTATCGCAAGGAGCGGCAGACGCATGCTTGGAAGCGATCAAAATAGCAAACAAAAAAGGTATTACAGTTTCTACAGACCTCAACTACAGAAAAAATCTCTGGAAATATGGCAAGTCAGCCTCTGATATTATGCCGGCTTTGGTTGAAGGTTGCGATATCATTTTAGGCAATGAGGAAGATGCTGAAAAGGTTTTCGGTATCAAGCCCGAAGGTTTTGACGTAGCACATACCGCAGGAGATGTGGATGCCGCAGAATTTGAATCGGTATGCACTCAGTTGACGAAACGCTTTCCACGTGCTAAGAAAGTGATTATCACATTGCGTGGATCGATTAATGCAAACCATAATACATGGGGAGGTTGCTTATATTCCGATAAGCTTTATCAATCGAAAAGATACGACATCACACACATCGTTGATCGTGTGGGCGGAGGAGACTCTTTTATGGGTGGGCTTATCTACGGACTTATCACCTACACTTCTGACGATCAAAAGGCACTCGATTTTGCGGTTGCAGCATCATGTCTGAAACATACAATATATGCCGATTATAATCTTGTAACAGTAGCCGAAGTAGAGAACCTGATGAAAGGGGATGGCTCGGGTCGTGTTTCAAGATAA
- a CDS encoding glutaminase domain-containing protein → MKSIVLYLLPLFGLLACKSSGVKDYEVVKNELRAPAYPLVTIDPYTSAWSMTDNLYDGAVKHWTGKDFPLIGAIKVDGVAYRFMGTEDVELDPLVPTSEQGEWYGSYTTTQPAANWKDNNFNDSSWKKDKGAFGTKINEPTAKTDWTTENIWVRRHIVLDEDVQGKQIYLEFSNDDDAVFYINGIEVHNTGSTCNKNAMIKLSADVVNALKKGDNLIAAQCKNPVGNGLLDFGLLVQKEMHTALEKTAVQKSVDVQATQTHYTFVCGEVDLKLTFSAPLFMDDLNLLTRPVNYITYQVVANDGKAHDVQVYFEASPRWALDQPYQESVSQIFEDNGLLFLKSGSKEQNILAKKGDDLRIDWGYFYLVAEKNNVSVNIGESNTLRTNFVNNVQDGQATTGENEKSKMSLTHNLGSVESFSGKVMIGYDDIYSIQYFGDNLRPYWNQDGNQTIAGQFHAANKEYDKLIEKCYAFDKELMDKASLAGGKKYAELCALAYRQAITAHKLVKAPNGDLLFLSKENNSNGSIGTVDVTYPSAPLFLYYNPELAKGLLNHIFYYSESGKWTKPFPAHDVGTYPLANGQTYGGDMPIEEGGNMLALTAAIAAMEGNAKYAEKHWDVLTTWTDYLVEYGLDPENQLCTDDFAGHFAHNVNLSVKAIMGVASYGKLADMLGKKDVAEKYTAKAKEMAQEWMKMADDGDHYRLTFDKPGTWSQKYNLVWNKLLKMNIFPDEVARKEIAYYLGKQNKYGLPLDNRETYTKTDWIIWTATLADDKATFEKFIDPLHLFMNETVDRIPMSDWVFTDKPNYRGFKARSVVGGYYIKMLEEKLKGSK, encoded by the coding sequence ATGAAGAGCATTGTGTTATATCTTCTTCCGCTGTTTGGCTTACTTGCATGTAAAAGCAGTGGTGTGAAAGATTATGAAGTGGTTAAGAATGAATTAAGAGCACCTGCGTACCCTTTGGTTACAATAGACCCATACACCAGTGCGTGGTCTATGACAGACAATCTGTACGATGGAGCTGTAAAGCACTGGACAGGAAAAGACTTTCCGCTTATAGGAGCCATAAAGGTGGATGGCGTTGCCTATCGTTTTATGGGTACTGAAGATGTAGAGTTGGATCCTCTTGTACCAACATCGGAGCAAGGCGAATGGTATGGAAGCTATACGACTACGCAGCCGGCAGCAAACTGGAAAGATAATAATTTCAACGATTCGTCTTGGAAAAAAGATAAAGGTGCATTCGGTACAAAGATAAATGAGCCTACAGCTAAAACAGATTGGACAACCGAAAATATCTGGGTCAGAAGACACATCGTTTTAGATGAGGATGTACAAGGAAAACAAATCTATCTGGAGTTTTCGAATGATGACGATGCCGTTTTTTACATCAATGGTATTGAAGTACATAATACAGGTTCGACATGCAACAAAAATGCAATGATTAAATTGTCGGCAGATGTTGTGAATGCACTAAAGAAAGGGGATAACTTGATAGCTGCTCAGTGTAAGAACCCTGTGGGTAACGGTCTGTTAGATTTTGGTTTACTGGTACAGAAAGAGATGCATACAGCTCTCGAAAAAACTGCTGTGCAAAAGTCTGTAGATGTGCAAGCCACGCAGACGCATTACACATTTGTTTGTGGCGAGGTTGATCTGAAATTGACTTTCTCTGCTCCTCTGTTTATGGATGATTTGAACCTACTGACTCGTCCTGTAAATTACATTACCTATCAGGTTGTGGCTAATGATGGAAAGGCTCATGATGTACAAGTATACTTCGAAGCTTCTCCACGCTGGGCTCTTGACCAACCTTATCAGGAGTCTGTAAGCCAGATCTTTGAAGATAACGGCCTGTTATTCCTTAAATCGGGAAGCAAGGAACAGAATATACTCGCTAAAAAAGGCGACGATCTGCGCATCGACTGGGGGTATTTCTATTTGGTAGCCGAAAAAAATAATGTATCGGTTAATATTGGAGAGAGTAATACTTTGAGAACTAATTTCGTCAACAACGTTCAGGACGGGCAAGCAACCACAGGAGAAAATGAAAAGTCGAAAATGTCTTTGACTCATAATCTGGGCTCTGTCGAAAGCTTTTCAGGAAAAGTAATGATTGGTTATGATGATATTTATTCGATACAATACTTTGGAGATAACCTTCGTCCATATTGGAATCAGGACGGCAATCAGACTATCGCAGGACAATTTCACGCGGCAAATAAAGAATACGACAAACTGATAGAGAAATGTTATGCGTTTGACAAAGAGCTAATGGATAAAGCATCTCTGGCGGGAGGGAAGAAATATGCGGAGCTTTGTGCTTTGGCATATCGTCAAGCTATTACAGCTCACAAATTGGTTAAAGCACCGAATGGTGATTTACTATTCTTGTCGAAAGAAAACAACAGTAATGGCTCTATTGGTACAGTGGATGTAACGTATCCGTCAGCGCCGTTGTTCTTGTATTACAATCCTGAACTGGCTAAAGGTCTATTGAACCATATATTCTATTATAGCGAAAGCGGTAAATGGACAAAACCTTTCCCTGCTCATGATGTTGGTACTTATCCATTGGCTAACGGACAAACCTACGGGGGGGACATGCCGATAGAAGAAGGAGGTAATATGCTCGCTCTTACAGCTGCTATCGCTGCTATGGAAGGCAACGCCAAATATGCAGAAAAACATTGGGATGTACTGACTACATGGACAGATTACCTTGTGGAATACGGTCTCGATCCTGAGAACCAGTTGTGTACAGACGACTTTGCCGGTCACTTTGCTCACAATGTGAATTTGTCGGTTAAGGCCATTATGGGTGTTGCTTCGTATGGCAAACTTGCCGATATGCTCGGGAAAAAAGATGTTGCCGAAAAGTATACCGCTAAGGCTAAAGAGATGGCACAGGAATGGATGAAGATGGCCGATGATGGAGATCATTATCGCCTTACATTCGACAAGCCCGGAACATGGAGCCAGAAGTATAATCTCGTATGGAATAAGCTTCTAAAGATGAATATATTCCCTGACGAAGTAGCTCGGAAAGAAATCGCTTACTATTTAGGCAAACAAAACAAATACGGACTGCCTCTCGACAATCGTGAAACATATACCAAGACAGACTGGATAATATGGACTGCTACGCTTGCTGATGATAAAGCGACATTCGAGAAGTTTATAGATCCTTTGCATTTGTTTATGAACGAAACAGTAGACAGAATACCAATGTCCGATTGGGTATTTACTGATAAACCAAACTACAGAGGGTTTAAGGCCCGTTCGGTAGTCGGAGGCTATTATATCAAAATGCTGGAAGAAAAGCTAAAAGGAAGTAAATAG
- the uxaC gene encoding glucuronate isomerase: protein MKHFLDDNFVLQNETAQQLYHEHAKSLPIIDYHCHLDPKMIAEDYQFDNLGEIWLSGDHYKWRAMRTNGISERFCTGKDTSDWEKFEKWAETVPYTMRNPLYHWTHLELKTAFGITKLLKPETAKEIYDECTAKLRTPEFSARGLMKHYNVEAVCTTDDPVDSLEYHVALKNEGFPIKVLPTWRPDKVMAVEVPHVFRTYVEKLSQVSGISISNFTDLITALRKRHDFFAGVGCKLSDHGMEEFYAEDYTQREIEAIFNKVYGGKELSREEIIKFKSAILVEGAIMDWEKGWTQQFHYGVIRNNNTRLFKQAGADTGFDSIGDFTVAKALSKFLDRLDVDNKLTKTIIYNLNPRDNDMIATMIGNFQDGSVAGKIQFGSGWWFLDQKAGMEAQINSLSNLGLLSRFVGMLTDSRSFLSYPRHEYFRRILCNLIGTDVEQGLLPYSELPFLGKLVEDVSYYNAKNFFKF from the coding sequence ATGAAACACTTTCTAGATGACAATTTTGTATTGCAAAATGAAACAGCTCAGCAGTTATATCACGAGCATGCTAAATCCTTGCCTATCATAGATTACCATTGTCACCTCGATCCTAAAATGATTGCAGAAGACTATCAATTCGACAATCTGGGAGAGATCTGGTTGAGTGGAGATCACTACAAATGGCGTGCAATGCGTACAAATGGCATTAGCGAAAGATTTTGTACAGGAAAAGACACCAGCGATTGGGAAAAGTTTGAGAAATGGGCAGAAACCGTACCCTACACCATGCGTAACCCACTATATCACTGGACACACCTGGAATTAAAGACAGCTTTTGGTATTACCAAGTTGCTAAAACCTGAGACAGCAAAAGAGATATATGATGAGTGCACAGCAAAACTTCGCACACCCGAATTCTCAGCTCGGGGATTGATGAAGCATTACAACGTTGAGGCTGTATGCACCACGGATGATCCTGTAGATTCATTGGAATATCATGTAGCCTTAAAAAATGAAGGCTTTCCTATAAAAGTACTCCCCACATGGCGTCCCGATAAAGTAATGGCAGTAGAAGTGCCTCATGTATTTCGTACCTATGTGGAGAAGCTATCTCAAGTTTCGGGGATATCTATCAGTAACTTTACTGACTTGATTACTGCTCTTCGCAAACGCCACGACTTCTTTGCCGGTGTAGGCTGCAAGCTCTCCGATCACGGTATGGAAGAGTTTTATGCCGAAGACTATACTCAGAGGGAAATAGAGGCTATTTTCAACAAAGTATACGGAGGCAAAGAGCTCTCACGGGAAGAGATCATCAAATTCAAATCTGCCATACTCGTAGAAGGCGCAATCATGGATTGGGAAAAAGGCTGGACTCAGCAGTTTCATTACGGTGTCATCCGAAACAATAATACGCGCCTCTTTAAGCAAGCGGGAGCAGATACAGGGTTCGACTCCATTGGCGATTTCACAGTAGCTAAAGCATTATCAAAGTTTCTTGACAGACTGGACGTTGACAACAAATTGACTAAAACAATCATATACAACCTAAACCCGCGCGATAATGATATGATTGCAACCATGATTGGCAACTTTCAGGATGGTTCTGTTGCAGGAAAAATACAGTTCGGATCTGGCTGGTGGTTCCTCGACCAAAAAGCGGGGATGGAAGCTCAAATAAATTCTCTATCAAATCTTGGACTACTGAGCCGCTTTGTGGGCATGCTAACAGACTCCCGAAGCTTTTTGTCGTACCCTCGTCACGAGTATTTCCGTCGTATACTATGCAACCTCATCGGAACAGATGTTGAACAAGGGTTACTCCCCTATTCCGAATTGCCATTTCTGGGCAAATTGGTTGAGGACGTGTCGTATTACAATGCCAAAAACTTCTTTAAATTCTAA
- a CDS encoding DUF4861 family protein yields the protein MKKLYLIILSTIFLLACSEKDVIITIENPTDFDRMTELVEIPIDSIKNRIVVSDSLVYIIKTTEGEIIPSQVTYDRKIIFQPQLKANESKSFMIETGEVQHFTPKTFGRLLSGHKDGFVWENDRVAFRMYGPAGIETDSPGNGINIWYKRTNNLIIDKWYKEDTSGTISYQEDPNEGLNDYKTGYSLGAGAMSPYVDSKLWLNENFVSEELLDNGPLRTTFKLTYNNLNINGQSVAESRTISLDAGSQLSKVIQAYTIKETMPVAAGFVKREKGDSIVSSLDKNYIIYAEPTTPKTSGVYLGLVFLQSMTESKIDTYEIINPVTNKKERQTHVLGVTAQQPNIPVTYYTGYGWSEFGFPMLSDFERYIQTFSEGLKHPLIIKYN from the coding sequence ATGAAGAAATTATATCTCATAATACTATCTACGATATTCTTATTAGCCTGTTCCGAGAAGGATGTTATAATTACGATCGAAAACCCGACGGATTTTGATCGGATGACAGAATTGGTAGAAATACCCATCGATAGCATCAAGAATAGGATTGTGGTATCAGATAGTCTGGTTTATATCATTAAAACGACCGAAGGTGAAATTATACCTTCGCAAGTGACATACGACCGCAAAATTATTTTTCAACCACAACTAAAAGCAAACGAATCAAAGTCATTTATGATAGAAACAGGCGAGGTTCAGCACTTTACACCAAAAACATTCGGACGGCTTCTTTCCGGACATAAAGATGGCTTCGTTTGGGAAAACGACCGTGTGGCGTTCCGGATGTATGGTCCTGCCGGTATTGAAACAGATAGTCCCGGGAACGGTATAAATATCTGGTATAAACGCACCAATAACCTTATCATAGACAAATGGTATAAAGAAGATACCTCTGGGACAATATCTTATCAAGAAGATCCGAACGAGGGGCTCAATGATTACAAGACAGGCTATAGCCTTGGTGCAGGTGCTATGTCTCCTTATGTAGATAGCAAACTTTGGCTGAACGAAAACTTTGTATCAGAAGAACTCCTTGATAATGGTCCATTGCGCACAACGTTCAAACTGACTTATAATAACCTGAATATAAACGGACAATCAGTAGCCGAAAGCAGAACAATATCTTTAGATGCAGGCTCTCAATTATCAAAAGTTATTCAGGCATACACCATAAAAGAAACAATGCCTGTAGCTGCGGGCTTTGTTAAACGAGAGAAGGGAGATTCAATTGTCAGCTCTTTAGACAAGAACTATATTATTTACGCCGAACCAACAACGCCCAAAACGTCCGGCGTATATCTAGGACTTGTTTTTCTTCAAAGTATGACAGAAAGCAAGATAGACACGTATGAGATAATTAATCCTGTAACAAACAAAAAAGAAAGACAAACTCATGTGCTGGGAGTTACAGCCCAACAACCCAACATTCCGGTAACATATTATACAGGTTATGGTTGGTCTGAATTTGGATTCCCTATGTTGAGTGATTTTGAGCGATATATCCAAACCTTTTCGGAAGGGTTAAAACATCCATTGATAATTAAATATAACTAA
- the tyrS gene encoding tyrosine--tRNA ligase, with the protein MNFVEELRWRGMIHEIMPGTEEQLQKELTSGYVGIDPTADSLHIGHLVGVMILKHFQRAGHRPIALIGGATGMIGDPSMKSAERNLLDEATLRHNQESLKKQLAKFLDFESDKPNAALLVNNYDWMKDFSFLNFIRDIGKHITVNYMMSKDSVKKRLNGESSEGMSFTEFSYQLMQGYDFLHLYQTLGCRIQMGGSDQWGNITTGTELIRRKAAGEAFALVCPLITKADGTKFGKTESGNVWLDRRYTSPYKFYQFWLNVSDEDAEKYIKIFTALDKEEIEGLVVEQKAAPHLRALQKRLAKEITIMVHSEEDYNQAVEASNILFGNATADALKKLDEETFLQVFEGVPTFDISKDELAGGIKAVDLLTEKAAVFPSKGEMRKTVQAGGVMINKEKLENFDDAIDASSLIAGKYIIAQKGKKNYFLLIAK; encoded by the coding sequence ATGAATTTTGTTGAAGAATTAAGATGGAGAGGTATGATCCATGAAATCATGCCGGGTACGGAAGAGCAACTGCAAAAAGAATTAACTTCGGGCTATGTGGGTATCGACCCTACAGCCGACTCATTGCACATCGGACACTTGGTGGGCGTAATGATTTTGAAGCATTTTCAACGTGCAGGACATCGCCCGATAGCTCTCATCGGAGGAGCTACAGGTATGATCGGTGACCCTTCTATGAAGTCAGCCGAACGTAACCTATTGGACGAAGCAACTCTCCGCCATAATCAGGAATCGTTGAAAAAGCAACTTGCTAAGTTCCTCGATTTCGAGTCTGACAAACCCAATGCAGCCTTATTGGTAAATAACTATGACTGGATGAAAGATTTCTCTTTCCTGAACTTTATCCGCGACATAGGAAAGCATATCACAGTGAACTATATGATGTCTAAAGATTCTGTTAAGAAACGTCTTAACGGAGAGTCTTCGGAAGGAATGTCTTTTACTGAGTTCTCATACCAGTTGATGCAAGGTTACGACTTTCTTCACTTATATCAGACTCTAGGTTGTCGTATTCAGATGGGAGGTTCCGATCAGTGGGGAAATATCACCACAGGAACAGAGCTTATTCGCCGTAAAGCCGCAGGAGAGGCTTTTGCTCTTGTTTGTCCTCTGATAACTAAAGCCGATGGTACTAAATTCGGTAAGACAGAATCGGGCAATGTATGGCTCGACAGAAGATATACTTCTCCTTATAAATTTTACCAGTTCTGGTTGAACGTAAGCGATGAAGACGCAGAGAAATATATCAAGATATTTACAGCACTCGATAAAGAAGAGATAGAAGGTTTGGTTGTTGAGCAAAAAGCAGCCCCTCATCTCAGAGCATTGCAAAAGCGTCTTGCTAAAGAAATAACCATAATGGTTCACTCTGAAGAAGATTACAATCAGGCAGTGGAAGCATCAAATATTCTATTTGGCAATGCTACTGCGGATGCTTTGAAGAAGCTGGACGAGGAAACTTTCCTTCAGGTGTTTGAAGGCGTTCCCACATTCGATATTTCGAAAGATGAGCTTGCAGGAGGAATCAAGGCTGTTGATCTGTTGACAGAGAAAGCTGCTGTTTTTCCTTCGAAGGGAGAAATGCGTAAGACTGTGCAAGCGGGAGGTGTAATGATCAATAAAGAGAAGCTGGAAAACTTTGACGATGCTATTGATGCTTCATCTCTTATAGCCGGAAAATATATAATAGCACAAAAAGGGAAGAAAAATTACTTCCTGTTGATCGCAAAATAA
- a CDS encoding MFS transporter: MNTGKTKMTNYRWTICLMLFFATTINYLDRQVLSLTWDEFIKPEFHWDENHYGTITSMFSFIYAVCMLFAGRFIDWMGSKKGFLWAIGVWSVGACLHAVCGLVTEAHVGLHSAAELAAATGDVAVVIATFSMYCFLLARCILALGEAGNFPAAIKVTAEYFPKKDRAYATSIFNAGASIGALVAPLSIPLLAKCWGWEMAFIVIGALGFIWMGFWIFIYDAPAKSKHVNEAELTYIEQDRNEEGIIDTGKAEDEKKIPFWKCFSYKQTWAFAAGKFMTDGVWWFFLFWTPSYLNTQFGIKTSEGLGIALIFTLYAITMLSVLGGKLPTIIMNRTGMNPYAARMRAMLIFAFFPLVVLFAQPLGTISPWLPVITIGIGCAAHQSWSANIFSTIGDMFPKGAIASITGIGGMAGGISSMILQKSAGKLFVYSDEVQLTFMGFEGKPAGYFIIFCICAFAYLIGWVIMKSLVPHYKPITDL; the protein is encoded by the coding sequence ATGAATACCGGAAAAACAAAAATGACAAATTACAGGTGGACCATCTGCCTGATGCTTTTTTTTGCTACTACGATCAACTATCTCGATAGACAAGTACTATCCCTTACTTGGGACGAATTTATAAAACCTGAATTTCATTGGGATGAAAACCACTATGGAACAATCACTTCCATGTTTTCTTTTATATATGCTGTCTGTATGCTGTTTGCAGGTCGCTTTATCGACTGGATGGGCAGCAAAAAAGGATTTCTTTGGGCTATCGGAGTATGGTCGGTAGGAGCATGCCTTCATGCTGTCTGCGGACTGGTAACCGAAGCACATGTCGGTCTGCATAGTGCAGCAGAATTGGCTGCGGCAACAGGCGATGTTGCTGTTGTAATCGCCACATTTAGCATGTATTGTTTCTTACTAGCCCGTTGCATATTAGCCTTGGGCGAGGCTGGTAACTTCCCCGCTGCAATCAAAGTAACGGCCGAATACTTTCCGAAGAAAGACCGGGCTTATGCAACCAGCATCTTTAATGCCGGAGCATCTATTGGCGCATTAGTGGCACCACTGAGTATCCCTTTGCTGGCAAAGTGTTGGGGATGGGAAATGGCCTTTATCGTAATTGGAGCATTAGGCTTTATTTGGATGGGGTTTTGGATATTTATATATGACGCACCGGCAAAGAGCAAGCATGTAAATGAAGCTGAGCTGACATATATAGAACAAGACCGAAATGAAGAAGGTATTATAGATACCGGAAAAGCGGAGGATGAGAAGAAGATACCTTTCTGGAAGTGCTTCTCATACAAGCAGACATGGGCTTTTGCCGCAGGCAAATTTATGACCGACGGGGTCTGGTGGTTCTTCCTTTTCTGGACACCTTCATATCTGAATACACAGTTTGGCATAAAGACCTCCGAAGGATTGGGTATTGCATTGATATTTACGCTATATGCAATCACCATGCTTTCTGTTTTGGGAGGAAAATTACCAACCATCATTATGAACAGGACAGGAATGAATCCATACGCCGCACGCATGAGAGCGATGCTTATCTTTGCTTTCTTCCCGCTGGTTGTATTATTTGCACAACCGCTAGGTACTATTTCGCCGTGGCTACCTGTCATAACCATTGGTATAGGCTGTGCAGCACATCAATCGTGGTCGGCTAATATTTTCTCTACCATAGGAGATATGTTCCCGAAAGGAGCGATTGCATCCATCACAGGGATAGGCGGTATGGCGGGAGGAATAAGCTCTATGATCTTACAGAAGTCTGCCGGAAAGCTCTTTGTCTACTCAGACGAAGTACAGCTTACATTTATGGGATTTGAAGGAAAGCCAGCAGGATACTTTATTATATTCTGTATCTGTGCTTTTGCCTATCTTATAGGTTGGGTTATAATGAAGAGCTTAGTTCCTCATTACAAACCAATCACTGATTTATAA